Genomic DNA from Bacillus sp. SM2101:
CATAGAAATATCTCCCTTTTTTGTTATTAACAATATGATTAGCAAAAACATCATAAATATTCATAACAAAACTGTAGTTGAAAATGGAATTAAGTATTTGAGGAGCTTCTAGCTAATTAAAAATAACCTCACTCCATATAGAGCAGGTTATTTATTGTACAAGTTATAGAAATCAAAAACTACTGGCAACTTGCTTATAAATAAGAATGGTTGTGACAGTCATCTAAATGAAAAGAAAGCTACTATTATTTGCTCGTGGAATTTGTAAGGTATACACAATTTGTATGACTAATTATCTCCTTTTTCAGTTGGCTGCTTTTGTATATTGATAACAATTTCTTTAATGTGATGACTCCCACACAATGAACAATTGTTACTTTTATAACTTAAAATAGCACAACAATGAGTACAATATTTGTTCATATCCTCTACTCCTTTTACAAGTGTTGTACTATTCTATGCAACGCGAATACAAAATGATGCTAAATATAATAATTTATTATATTTATGGCTGCTTTCGTAATAATTGTTACTTTTCGTTCTAAGACATAAACATGTTTAGCTCTAGCGTTCATGGCATTTTCAAAATTATTGAATTCTCATAATTCTCATCATACATCCATTTTTATGAACAATAATAACAACGTTTAAGAAAAAAAGAGTCTATTTAGATCATTTAATTGGTATCTTTTGTAATTATTTAATTATCGTGAACAGCTCGTTACTTCTACCTAGCCTTTTCTAATGTATAAGCTCGTGTCTGTATGTGTATTCGCCTAGTTCAATAAAAAAAATTAATATTTACCGAAGCAAAATAAAAAAACCAGTGTAAAAACTGGTTTTTAAAAAACTAATTATTCCTTGTTATTTTCCTTCCATATCTCACTCACTTGACCTTCTTCTTGTACATCTATAATAAATGAACCATTGCTATATCGATCGGTCGGTCTAAGGGTGATAGGATCAACAGAATGAATCACATCATTTTCAGTTTGGAAATATACTACGTCTTTTTGAGTAACAAAAACAACACCAACTAAACGATGAGGGTTATTTTTTAGTTCACGTAACATCACTACACCACGTTTTGCACGAGATGTTTTTTCAAATCCTGTCAATTTCATTCTTTTAATTGCACCGCGGTGTGTTATCGCTACTAGATCAGGCTGCTGTTTTTGTTGACCTATGATTCCACTTACGACATAATCGCCATCTTTTAAATTGATTCCCTTCACTCCTGCCGCACGCGCTCCGACAACATTTACTTCATTTTCATGAAACCATAATCCATTTCCAAAGTAGGTTGCTAGAAAAATATCCTTAGTCCCATCTGTCATTTCAACATCAATGACTTCATCATGATCTTTTAAATTAATTGCTACTAATGCTCGAGAATATCGTGTTGCTTTATATTGCTCCAGAATGGTTTTCTTCACCATACCGTTTTTTGTGACAAATAATAAAAATTGACTGGTCTTAAACTCTTTAATAGGAATTGCTTTAATGATCTGTTCATCTCGATCAATGTTGACGATATTTGCAATATGTTGTCCAAGGTCTTTCCAGCGTATATCAGGTAATTCATGGACAGGACAATATAAATAATTACCTTTGTTAGTGAAAATTAATAAGACATCAGTTGTATTAATTTCATACATTCCTAATAGCCTGTCTGATTCTTTCATTGCAAAATCTTGCCCATTTGAAGCAGAATATGAACGAAGACTCGTTCTTTTCACATAGCCGTCCTTCGTAACCGTGACAATTACATCCTCAGGTGCAACCATCACTTCTAAATTGATTTTTAAATCCTCTATTTCAGCTTCAATAATGGATCGTCGGTTATCGGCATATATTTTTCGAAGCTTTCTTAAATCTTTTTTTATGACAGTAAATAACCTTTTTTCACTAGTTAAAATTGCTGTTAATTCAGCTATTTTATCTAATAATTCACCTGCTTCTTGTTCAAGCTGAGTAATGTCTGTATTTGTTAGGCGATATAGCTGCAATGTAACAATTGCTTCCGCTTGTAGCTCAGTAAATTGAAACGCACTAATAAGATTTATTTTGGCATCTTTTTTATCTTTTGACGCACGAATGGTTGAGATCACTTCATCTAATATCGATAATGCCTTCATGAGCCCTTCCACAACATGATGTCTATCTTTTGCTTTATTTAATTCATATTGCGTCCTGTTTTTTACCACTTCTGCTTGGTGTTTAATGTAAGCATCAAGCATCTCTGCTAAGCCCATTAGCTTCGGACGTTTTTGGTGGATAGCTACCATATTAAAGCTATACGGAATTTGCAAGTCAGTATTCTTTAATAGATAATTTAACACACCTTGTGCATCTGCATCCTTCTTTAATTCTATAACGATTCGCAATCCCGTTCGGTCGGTCTCATCACGAACCTCTGATATCCCTTCGACTTTACGATCTAGGCGTAAATCATCTATTTTCTTTACTAAGTTGGCTTTATTT
This window encodes:
- the parC gene encoding DNA topoisomerase IV subunit A — encoded protein: MSQIETIRELPLADVLGDRFGRYSKYIIQERALPDARDGLKPVQRRILYSMYVEGNTADKAFRKSAKTVGNVIGNYHPHGDTSVYDAMVRMTQDWKLRKLLVEMHGNNGSIDGDPPAAMRYTEARLSSIASELLRDIDKNTVEFIPNFDETSKEPVVLPAMFPNLLVNGSTGISAGYATEIPPHHLGEVIDGVIMRIDRPNCTIDDLMTVIKGPDLPTGGIIQGVEGIKKAYQTGKGKMIIRGKTSIESIRGGRQQIVVTEIPYEVNKANLVKKIDDLRLDRKVEGISEVRDETDRTGLRIVIELKKDADAQGVLNYLLKNTDLQIPYSFNMVAIHQKRPKLMGLAEMLDAYIKHQAEVVKNRTQYELNKAKDRHHVVEGLMKALSILDEVISTIRASKDKKDAKINLISAFQFTELQAEAIVTLQLYRLTNTDITQLEQEAGELLDKIAELTAILTSEKRLFTVIKKDLRKLRKIYADNRRSIIEAEIEDLKINLEVMVAPEDVIVTVTKDGYVKRTSLRSYSASNGQDFAMKESDRLLGMYEINTTDVLLIFTNKGNYLYCPVHELPDIRWKDLGQHIANIVNIDRDEQIIKAIPIKEFKTSQFLLFVTKNGMVKKTILEQYKATRYSRALVAINLKDHDEVIDVEMTDGTKDIFLATYFGNGLWFHENEVNVVGARAAGVKGINLKDGDYVVSGIIGQQKQQPDLVAITHRGAIKRMKLTGFEKTSRAKRGVVMLRELKNNPHRLVGVVFVTQKDVVYFQTENDVIHSVDPITLRPTDRYSNGSFIIDVQEEGQVSEIWKENNKE